ACAGGTTTAGTCCTTGGATTTTTTTCGTGTCTTTTTGTCAgagaaaagtgtttttaattCTCGTACTATCACAGTGTTGTTTTGTGGTGGAATGCTGCTCCACATAATAAGCATGTGTGGATATTctacatttgtgtgtttgggggggtggtgggtgggggggagtgtaTAGTTGCTGCCAggatgtgtgagtgagtgctttGGGGGTTGAGTGTAGTTGTTACcatgatgtgagtgtgtgtctgtctgttcctgtgtgtatgagagggagtgtgtgtgtgtgtgtgtaagagagagagataatgtgtatgtgtatcagtgtgtgtttgtgtgagagtgtgtatctgttcctgtatttatgtgtgtgtgtgtatctgtaccgtgcgtgtgtgaggtgagtACAGTCCCCACAGCGCCCtcaccatgtgtgtgtgtgtgtgtgtgtgtgtggggtgagtaCAGTCCCCACAGCGCcctcactgtctgtgtgtgtgtgtgtgtgtgtgtgtgtggggtgagtaCAGTCCCCACAGCGCcctcaccgtgtgtgtgtgtgtgtgtgtgtggggtgagtaCAGTCCCCACAGCGCcctcaccgtgtgtgtgtgtgtgtgtgtgcgtgtgtggagtaCAGTCCCCACAGCGCcctcaccgtgtgtgtgtgtgtgtgtgtgtgtgcatgtgtgtgtgtgtgtggggtgagtaCAGTCCCCACAGCGCcctcaccgtgtgtgtgtgtgtgtgtgtgtgtgtgtgcgcgcgtgtgtgtgtgtgtgtgtgtgtgtggggtgagtaCAGTCCCCACAGCGCcctcaccgtgtgtgtgtggggtgagtaCAGTCCCCACAGCACcctcaccgtgtgtgtgtgtgtgtgtggggtgagtaCAGTCCCCACAGCACcctcaccgtgtgtgtgtgtgtgtgtggggtgagtaCAGTCCCCACAGCGCcctcaccgtgtgtgtgtgtgtgtgtgtgtgtggggtgagtaCAGTCCCCACAGTGCcctcaccgtgtgtgtgtgtgtgtgtgtgtgtgtgtggggtgagtaCTGTCCCCACAGCGCcctcaccgtgtgtgtgtgtggcaggactGCGTGGCGCGTGGGGAGGACTACGACCGCGTGAAGCTGCTGGAGATCAGCGCCGAGGACGCCGAGCGctgggagaggaagaagaagaagaagaacccCGACCCCGGCTTCTCCGGTGAGCCGTCCCGCCACGCGGCGCCGTTGCCCCGGTTACGCTCGGCGGGGGGGTCCTCTGCGGACGCGGCCGCGGCACATCAATCGCCCCCCCCCTTAATCCCCTCCAGTCCCGGCGCGTCCCCCAAAATATGGCCGCCATCTGGGGCCCTTACACAGCGTTGGAGTCTGAGGAGGAAACACTGCTggcagcgggagagagaggggcgggaagagagaaaagaacaaaaaaaaaaaaaaaaacaatagatgCGTCCTTGTTTCCTTCTTAACGAGAGGCAGGCATCGTTTTGTcatcaggtttttttgttttctttcttttttcccctctgcctgtgtgtctgtgtgccgtTTGTTCCGCTAATTATCGGGCTTCTCTTTGTTTCCCGGCGcggtgcggcggcggcggcggcgctctcTGCCGAGCAGGCTACGCCGAGGCACAGCTGCGGCAGTACCACCGGCTCACCAGGCAGATCCGCCCGGACATGGAGGAGTACGAGAGGCAGCGGGAGCGGTGGTGAGTCCGAGCCGCTCTCCTCCGGgtcgtttctgtgtgtgtgtgtcacgcGGGGAGAAACGGGACGTTTAAACAGGGAACTCCGCCCCAAAATAGATGTCATAATGGGGTACATTCTGTCCTGGTCAGGATCATTAGTACGACCTGCATTTAACAGGTCCAACCACGTTTCTCATCTGTGTCTCCAAATATGGCAGgctgcctgccatgtcataagaatttctttgctcagaatgaccttgcgttatactgtgcacttgacgaataaaaacactttgactttgatataCCCACatataatgacatcacagagataAAACTTATCTTCTCATCCTTTAAGCCAGGGGTTCCCTTTGTATTGGAGAATTTTGCGCACaggacacacccccccccccgttctgcGTGCGGGGTCTCGGTAGAACTCATTACCGGTTTAGGCTTCTTGGCCCTGGTGGGATGCCGTAGtgggtggtgtaatggtgtggtgCAGATGGTTTGTAATGCGGGTGCTGAGGCTTAATGGGGCATTGTTTGGATGGAGGTTGAAGTGGGAAAGCAGATTACACCCTGTTCTCTAAGGAGGGACTCATTAATCACCAGCACTGGATCAAAGCACGCAGTGTTCATGCttcataaatatattgttttgtgGGAGCACTGTGTTCCATGGCACGgtacttaaatacatttttttctgattttagGCTTATTTATAGCTTTTATGTATTGGTATTTGTCAGCGTTGGTTTGTATGGGTGTTAATGGAGTGGCTGTGGGTGGTGATGTGGGACAGTGTTTCCGTAACGTCCAGTTTTCCTGTCGCACAGCAGTGATGCAACGTCCTGTTTCCCTGTCGTGCAACAGTTATGtaacttcctgttttcctgtcccACAGCGGTGAGGATTTCCACCCCACCTCCAACAGTCTGATCCACGGCACCCACGTCCCCAGCAAGGAGGGCGTCGACCGCATGGTGGAGGATGTGGAGAAACAGTGAGTGtgcgctcatacacacacacacacacacacacacacacacacacacacacacacatacatataccaacacacaaattcacacatacacacacacacacacacacacacacacacacaaacatataccaacacacacactcatacacacacacacacacacacacacacacatacatacatataccaacacacacactcatacacacacacacatactcacgcacactcacacacacagacatacacacacacaaacacacacatacactcttacactcacacacacactcactcccacagccgctcacacacacaaacacacacatacactcttacgctcacacacacacacttacactctcacacacacacacacacacacacactcactcacacacatacacactcacactcactcacacacacactcacacacacacacacactcacacacacttacactcactcactcacacacacacactcacacacacacactcactcacacatacacacactcacacacacacacactctcacacacacacacacacacacactcacacacactcactctcacacacacacacacacacacacgatgtAAAGGCGGCGTGTTTAGCATGTGAGTGGTGAAGATGTGTCTGATAGAGCGGCagacagctgggggggggagggggtctgggggggggggggagtgggtggggggccTGCAGGATATGCCCCACCCTCTCAGCAGCCTCAGTGTCAGGAGCCTGATaagagctgtgatgtcatcacactgGGGGAAGCACAAgatcctcgctctctctgtcgcAACTGTCCGCTTCACACATTCCTCCACACACGCCGTTTTCAAAGCgcgcgtgtttctgtgtgtgtgtgtgtgtgtgtgtgtgtcgacGTGTGCGTTAATGTACCGGGCCTAACCTCCTGCGCGGCTGCGTTTCAGTAAGAGCGAACGTGATTGGtgctttggggggggcgggggtgacgCTGGCCGTTCGCTCATTCTCTTTTGCCGGCGGCAGGATCGAGAAGCGGGCGAAGTACAGCCGGCGGAGGGCCTACAACGACGACGCCGACATCGACTACATCAACGAGCGCAACGCCAAGTTCAACAAGAAGGCCGAGCGCTTCTACGGGAAGTACACGGCCGAGATCAAGCAGAACCTGGAGAGGGGCACGGCCGTCTGATTGGGCAcccgccccctgctgcccccctccctcggggaattgcccccaccccccccctcagagaactgccccctccctcagagaactgccccccctccctcagagaaatgcccccaccccccccctcagagaactgcccccaccccccctctctcagagAAATGCCCCCTTCCATCAGAGAACTGCCCCCTTCCATCAGAgaactgcccccctccctcagagaAACGCCCCCCTCCCATCAGAGAAATGCCCCCTCCCTCAGAGAACTGCCCCCTTCCATCAGAGAACTGCCCCCCTCCATCAGAGAACTGCCCCCTTCCTCAGATAAATGCCCCCTTCCATCAGAGAACTGCCCCCTCCCGTCAGAGAAATGCCCCCTCCCGTCAGAGAAATGCCCCCCTTCCATCAGAGAACTGCCCCCCTCCCTTAGGGAACTGCCCCTCTCTTACACGCCTGAGCAGACCCAGGGTCCCGCGCTCGTGCTGAAGACCTggagaacagacagaacagcagcGTTTATCTACAGTCTCCTGTTTAAAACCCCACCCTGTGATTGTAGCGCGCGGGCTAGCTGCTGGAGCTACAGAAGGCTGgtctgagggagagagatgctaaagatgtgtgtttttgtgtttttttttatttgctgtttgttcTGTACAGATGTGGTGAGTGGTATCTTCCCCTGCAGTGCTCCCCTTGATggcttttaatctttttttttttttgtgtaataaaaCTCGGAAGACTCATGTGGCGTGGGTTTGGTTTACTGAAACAGATTTGATAAGATTCCATTctgatgagagggagagggacgaTCTTGTGACTAACTGATAATCGGAAGAGTGGAGatagagtttgtgtgtgtgtgtgtgtgtgtgtgagtgagagtgtgcatgcatgtgtgtgagtgtatgagactgagtgtgactgagagtgagtgtaagtgtgtgtgtgtgtgtgtgagagtgcgcgtatgcatgtatgcgtaagtgtgtgtgtgtgagagtgcgtgcatgcatgcctatgtgtgtgtgagtgtatgagactgagtgtgactgtgtgtgagggtgagtgtaggtgtgtgtgtgtgtgtgtgtgagtgtatgagactgagtgtgactgtgtgagggtgagtgtaagtgtgtgtgtgtgtgagtgtgcgtgcgtgcatgcatgcctatgtgtgtgtgtatgtgtgtgtgtgagactgagtgtgactgtgtgtgagggtgagtgtaagtgtgcgtgagagagagaaggcagggTGTGGAGAGAGTGGTGTTATGTTGtggatggcggggggggggggggggattgtgtcATGGCAGCTCGGTGTTGACAGTGAAGCGGCCTCAGCtgtggaggtggggaggggaatAAAGAAGAAACAGTTTCAGCGCTGAGCGTAACTTTTATCTGAGCATCTGAAAGCAGTGAGCCTCCtagcacacgcgcgcgcgcacacacacactcacactcacacgcacgctgAGCGCAACCTTTATCAGCTGCATCTGAATGCTGTGAGCCTCCCAGCGATATGGCAGCCCCCGTGCAGGCTTGTGACCTGAGAGGAGATCAGTTTACCCAGGAGAGTTCCCACCATGCTCCACTCCAGCCCTGTCCGTCTCCGGTGCGCCTCTGGCGCCCTCTAGGGGAGCGCCCGGGTACTACTCTCTGACTACTCACTGGGGGGGTCCCGTTTGATCTTTCCGTGTGCGATAGCCCAAATGAAACCTTGTGAAACATCGTAAACACGagtcagatgttttttttattttttattttttcataacaAGCCTGAGAGGATATGGtgtggtggagagagggagggagggagggaagagggagcaAATCTGACTTGCATGTGAAAAATTGGTGACGTAAGTTGTTTGTGATGTCCTACATTGTGCATTTAGGCgatggtttggggggggggggtgggctctTTTGATATTTGAGCCCAATTTCATGCTGTTTTCCAGCCAGACCTGTGtttctggggggaggggggaggcgtcTTTACGCAGCATCACAAATGGATGGTCTGATAGCCCCTGAGTGTGGGAATAGTTGGATTGTTGAACgtgagctgtgattggaggGGGTACAGTAAGCACTTTGCTCACTGTGGGGCGGGGCCTTCCCGAAGGAAAGGTCCTTCTTCAGCTCGCAGCTCGcagggggggcgatgggggggtcTAGGTTCAccgaaaattttttaaaaagtgcttgtCCGAGGGCCAAGTTACCGGCCAGCCCTCGTTCTCTCCAGCCTGCTTACCTTACAGTCACCTGGCACGTCTCGCAGGTACTGTTACACCAtcagagagcccccccccccccccccccacccctcacaaaACCCCCACGCTCGCGACAGGTGAATGGCTATTGTCACGGGGGCCGAGATGGATTCGGGTAAACGACGTCTGAAAACGACCCGTTTTCATCTCAAGGGTGATGTATGGACAGAAcctgggatgttttttttttgtgtgttttttttctttctttctttcttttctctccccctctgtggtAAATCAGAGTGGGCTGTGAGCCGTTGTGAAGTGCCTTTGAATGGTAATTAAGTTCATGTGATGAGCCCGGATAGCGGCGCGGTGTCCTAGGCATTACGAGGGAGGGTAACATCAAATAACGTTTGCCTGCGAGGGGCGACTTGTAGCGCTTTTCTCAGGCTTAATTGAAAGGGCGTTCTGTGTCCTCTTTACAATGGGGTGCATTGTGCTGGGCCcgtaaacaacaaaaaaaagcgcttttttttaaataagaaaatggggggggggggggggggcagatgtgTCAAGATGCATTTGCGgtttttccagaatgttcccgATTTAGGGACTGAAGTTCCCCCTGtggctgaatgtttttttttttttttgttttttttttaaatgcttatcTCACATGGCGTGTAAACAGGCTGGGGGATCGGATGTCAGGGCTGGAGGTGTAAGTGCGTTGTTTTGGGCTGAGAGTGCCTCCGGCCCGTGATGGGAAAATGAGCGGGCGCTTTTTTGCCAGGCAGAAAGAGTGAAACTGTCTGCACAGGGGCGGGACTCAGACGGGAGCCCTGTACTTATCCACGGAGATGACAGGGCAGGGGGCCCGCCGGGGGCCCGCCGGGCCGTACCTCGTGTTTACGGCCCAGTAACGGGCCAGCCGGCTCTCTCTGATACGGCCGCCCCGGTCCTCCCGCTGCGCAATGATCCTGAGCTCAAGATTTtatctgttacattacattacagtacagtacattacattacagtacattacataacattacagtacagtatattacattgcagtacattacagtacagtaccgtacagtacattgcattacagtacattacagtacagtacagtacattacagtacattacattacagtacagtacagtacagtacagtacagtacattacattacagtacagtacagcacattacattacagtacagcacattacagtacattacattacattacagtacattacattacagtactgtaccgtacagtacattacagtacagtacattacattacagtacattacataacattacagtacattacagtacagtatattacattgcagtacattacagtacagtaccgtacagtacattgcattacagtacattacagtacagtacagtacattacattacattacaggcatttagcagatgctcttatccagagcaacttacacagcgtttacattgcatccatttagacagccggatatgtactgaagcaatgcaggttaagcaccttgctcaagggttacAGTGGCTGTGTCCTACCAGAGAATCgcacctgcgacctttaggttacaagaccagctccttacccattattactacactgccacccacaaGATTTCATCTG
This window of the Anguilla anguilla isolate fAngAng1 chromosome 1, fAngAng1.pri, whole genome shotgun sequence genome carries:
- the syf2 gene encoding pre-mRNA-splicing factor syf2 isoform X1; its protein translation is MEPATQTGDLGADKPKEMTLAQKKEDRMQRFRELHLKRNEARKLNHQELVEEDKRLKLPSNWEAKKARMEWELQEGEKKKDCVARGEDYDRVKLLEISAEDAERWERKKKKKNPDPGFSGYAEAQLRQYHRLTRQIRPDMEEYERQRERCGEDFHPTSNSLIHGTHVPSKEGVDRMVEDVEKQIEKRAKYSRRRAYNDDADIDYINERNAKFNKKAERFYGKYTAEIKQNLERGTAV
- the syf2 gene encoding pre-mRNA-splicing factor syf2 isoform X2 — protein: MLTGDLGADKPKEMTLAQKKEDRMQRFRELHLKRNEARKLNHQELVEEDKRLKLPSNWEAKKARMEWELQEGEKKKDCVARGEDYDRVKLLEISAEDAERWERKKKKKNPDPGFSGYAEAQLRQYHRLTRQIRPDMEEYERQRERCGEDFHPTSNSLIHGTHVPSKEGVDRMVEDVEKQIEKRAKYSRRRAYNDDADIDYINERNAKFNKKAERFYGKYTAEIKQNLERGTAV